From a single Hyalangium gracile genomic region:
- a CDS encoding MFS transporter, producing the protein MTRSNSRSSAALLALAYLAFISLGLPDALFGVAWPSLRDDFGLSQALLGVPLAVTAISYFISGMLAGRMIQRLGIGLLLAGSTLLVAVGVLGFSVSPLFLLFLVATPLVGFGSGAIDAALNTYGARHFSPKHMSWLHAAYAAGATAGPAIMTAVLAGGASWRVGYAVVGFTLATLGVAFLATKSRWEAGQPPTQVVVDAPGNVGPVPLEEPPVSGLSALRKGRVWLQIVIFFFYTGLEVSAGQWSYTLLTEARGVAPPAAGSWVAAYWGGLLTGRIVLGFVVERVGQVRMLRFATLGALISAVLFAIPGLPLEAAALPLLSFCLANIYPGLMAETPRRVGERLAPHAVGFQVSAATLGVAVVPSVAGLVTERFGLQAIGPLLACCALALLLLHERLVAVADRAA; encoded by the coding sequence GTGACTCGCTCGAACTCACGCTCCTCCGCCGCGCTCCTGGCTCTCGCCTATCTCGCGTTCATCAGCCTCGGCCTGCCAGATGCCTTGTTTGGCGTTGCATGGCCGTCCCTGCGGGATGACTTCGGCCTGTCCCAGGCGCTGCTCGGTGTGCCCCTGGCCGTCACGGCCATCTCCTATTTCATCTCGGGGATGCTCGCCGGCAGGATGATCCAGAGGCTCGGCATCGGCCTGCTCCTGGCCGGGAGCACCCTGCTCGTGGCCGTGGGCGTCCTCGGCTTCTCCGTGTCGCCCCTCTTCCTGCTCTTCCTGGTGGCGACACCTCTCGTGGGCTTCGGCTCCGGGGCCATCGACGCCGCGCTCAACACCTACGGCGCCCGCCACTTCAGCCCGAAGCACATGTCCTGGCTCCATGCCGCGTATGCCGCCGGCGCCACGGCGGGCCCCGCCATCATGACCGCCGTTCTGGCTGGCGGTGCCTCCTGGCGGGTGGGCTACGCCGTGGTCGGCTTCACCCTGGCCACCTTGGGCGTCGCCTTCCTCGCCACGAAGAGCCGCTGGGAGGCGGGACAGCCTCCGACGCAGGTGGTGGTGGATGCGCCCGGCAACGTGGGGCCCGTGCCGCTGGAGGAGCCTCCCGTCAGCGGCCTCTCCGCCCTCCGCAAGGGCAGGGTGTGGCTGCAGATCGTGATCTTCTTCTTCTACACCGGGCTCGAGGTCTCCGCCGGCCAGTGGAGCTATACCCTGCTCACCGAGGCGCGAGGCGTCGCTCCGCCCGCTGCCGGAAGCTGGGTCGCCGCCTACTGGGGCGGGCTGCTCACAGGGCGCATCGTCCTGGGCTTCGTCGTCGAGCGGGTGGGGCAGGTCCGCATGCTGCGGTTCGCCACCCTGGGCGCGCTCATCTCCGCGGTGCTCTTCGCCATCCCCGGGCTGCCCCTGGAGGCCGCCGCGCTGCCGCTGCTCTCCTTCTGCCTGGCCAACATCTATCCAGGGCTCATGGCCGAGACGCCTCGGCGCGTGGGCGAGCGGCTCGCTCCGCACGCGGTCGGTTTCCAGGTGAGTGCCGCGACCCTGGGCGTGGCCGTGGTGCCCAGCGTCGCCGGCCTCGTCACCGAGCGCTTCGGACTTCAGGCCATCGGCCCGCTCCTCGCCTGCTGCGCGCTGGCGCTCCTCCTCCTGCACGAGCGGCTCGTCGCCGTCGCGGACCGGGCCGCTTGA
- a CDS encoding TonB family protein — translation MRQEAGAKTGLFASVLDGHPHQAERRARLLRVVPFVLALHLLALVLLSRERTEPVRLPARAGDEAAPVLTLLAARPAIASAVPAPAAAPAPAVPRSRVARKALPQPKPPPTPAPEPTPPSPPAEQVPAVADAAWSSHDTSEATGGAVPPDVALDGVAEAAVAGVMGGLLRGVLASGVPPPPPPLSPEEREEWVVRYMETLIRSRFMHVRYPHLASAAGITGEVLLRVSISAQGRLLKLELLGRCPHPVLCDAAQETVRNAEPFPPPPPELGTPFLLELPFRYHLN, via the coding sequence ATGCGGCAGGAGGCTGGCGCGAAGACAGGGCTGTTCGCCTCTGTCCTCGACGGCCACCCACACCAGGCCGAGCGCCGCGCGCGACTCCTGCGGGTGGTGCCGTTTGTCCTCGCCCTGCACCTGCTCGCCCTCGTGCTCCTCTCGAGGGAACGCACGGAGCCCGTTCGCCTTCCCGCTCGCGCGGGGGATGAGGCCGCGCCCGTCCTCACGCTCCTGGCGGCCCGGCCCGCCATTGCCTCGGCTGTGCCCGCGCCGGCCGCCGCACCCGCTCCAGCCGTCCCTCGGAGCAGGGTCGCCCGCAAGGCGCTCCCCCAGCCGAAGCCGCCACCGACGCCTGCGCCCGAGCCCACCCCACCGTCTCCTCCTGCCGAGCAGGTCCCCGCGGTCGCCGACGCAGCCTGGTCCTCGCACGACACCTCCGAAGCCACGGGCGGTGCTGTCCCCCCGGACGTCGCGCTGGACGGCGTGGCGGAAGCCGCCGTGGCGGGAGTGATGGGCGGGCTGCTGCGCGGAGTGCTCGCCAGCGGTGTGCCGCCGCCACCGCCGCCCCTGTCCCCCGAGGAGCGGGAGGAGTGGGTGGTGCGCTACATGGAGACGCTCATCCGCAGCCGGTTCATGCACGTGCGCTACCCGCACCTGGCGTCCGCGGCGGGCATCACGGGAGAGGTGCTGCTGCGCGTGTCCATCAGCGCCCAGGGCCGGCTGCTGAAGCTGGAGCTGCTCGGCCGCTGTCCGCACCCGGTGCTGTGCGACGCCGCGCAGGAGACCGTGCGCAACGCCGAGCCGTTTCCCCCGCCGCCGCCGGAGCTGGGCACCCCCTTCCTCCTGGAGCTGCCCTTCCGCTACCACCTCAACTGA